In a genomic window of Methanosarcina horonobensis HB-1 = JCM 15518:
- a CDS encoding metal-dependent hydrolase, with the protein MVNTLSHIGIGLLLAHTLGLKGRKRLGIVLLSIVPDLDYFTYSLFTLISGGVSHEARNQLFYLLGHREFTHSVFFAVIIAFLIWLKTKDRTFTFGGFLAVFLHSFLDYTTSAKMRPFYPFSANESALRAIYPFDPVVNVIPLLPLFIVAAEYMKKRNIRTTKIEDRWNTEDIWNDKNVDLRALERKDRWSIRNKDILNRKLKGFNGFHNFVIRNEGKFYASFIVVLLIWTTMFPVAKIFLIDRISRAEGTEISYNDTYPISFGKFLAVYPISDARYKLLEVSYWSGVQKSFYVDKITVTGDVPDTSAYAERTGELYTNSVPQAIDYPVYSVSEKDGTVTVILSDARNPYVKNWPYFDTVYRFVFDRGSGEYEVYESHYGREEKKLDKNYFE; encoded by the coding sequence GCATTGTTCTCCTTTCTATAGTCCCTGACCTTGACTATTTCACCTATTCGCTATTTACGCTTATCAGTGGTGGTGTAAGCCATGAAGCGAGAAACCAGCTTTTTTACCTGCTGGGCCACAGAGAGTTTACGCATTCTGTCTTTTTTGCTGTTATTATTGCATTTCTTATCTGGCTTAAAACTAAAGACAGGACTTTTACATTTGGAGGGTTTCTGGCAGTCTTCCTGCACAGCTTTCTCGACTATACTACAAGCGCAAAAATGCGTCCCTTCTATCCATTTAGTGCAAACGAGTCAGCACTTAGAGCCATCTATCCTTTCGATCCCGTGGTAAATGTCATTCCCCTTCTACCCCTCTTCATTGTAGCTGCGGAATACATGAAAAAACGAAACATAAGGACTACTAAAATTGAAGACAGATGGAACACTGAGGACATATGGAACGATAAAAACGTGGATCTACGGGCTCTGGAAAGAAAAGACAGATGGAGCATTAGAAATAAAGATATCCTGAACCGAAAACTAAAAGGGTTCAATGGGTTCCATAACTTTGTAATCAGGAACGAAGGCAAATTCTACGCCTCATTTATCGTTGTCCTTCTCATCTGGACCACAATGTTTCCTGTTGCAAAGATCTTCCTGATTGACCGTATCTCCAGAGCTGAAGGGACCGAGATAAGTTACAACGATACTTACCCGATATCGTTTGGCAAATTCCTTGCAGTTTATCCAATAAGTGATGCCCGTTACAAACTCCTTGAAGTCAGTTACTGGTCCGGAGTCCAGAAGAGCTTTTATGTCGATAAGATAACCGTCACCGGAGATGTTCCGGATACCTCTGCCTATGCCGAAAGAACCGGAGAGCTATACACTAATTCAGTGCCTCAAGCTATCGATTACCCTGTTTATTCGGTTTCGGAAAAAGACGGGACTGTAACCGTAATCCTGAGCGATGCCAGAAACCCGTATGTTAAAAACTGGCCTTATTTCGATACGGTTTACAGGTTTGTGTTTGACAGGGGAAGTGGAGAATATGAGGTATATGAAAGTCACTACGGGAGAGAGGAAAAAAAGCTTGATAAGAACTATTTTGAATAA
- a CDS encoding DapH/DapD/GlmU-related protein gives MGDIFFFPAGAQERDFTPVIIDTKSIPISCFSLPSSEFDSGQRPTNNPLAAIPPLQLQVPLLSYIAIKHWVQLLFANFTWGIHCQIRQLKAKVENQNLLFRKVLSFLSGSRGPIRIGVDCQIDPTATIIGPTTIGNGVFIGPNVTIVASHIGDHAVLEPGCTVWFGVLGERSSLLANRNIVMSCVMSDSIINTDIRYSIVGSNSFLGAGSHITDCILRNAEEDENKMNSLMVKVLAGEEIVNSGYYVLGPAIGNRVKIGSGVIIYPGRMIKSNSVIIAKEGCCIIDK, from the coding sequence ATGGGAGACATTTTCTTTTTTCCAGCTGGAGCGCAAGAAAGAGATTTTACACCTGTAATAATAGATACAAAAAGCATACCTATTTCCTGTTTCTCCTTGCCATCGTCAGAATTCGATTCGGGACAAAGACCAACAAATAATCCGCTTGCAGCGATACCTCCATTGCAACTGCAAGTACCACTATTATCTTATATCGCGATCAAACATTGGGTGCAGCTACTTTTTGCCAATTTTACATGGGGTATCCATTGTCAGATACGCCAATTAAAAGCTAAAGTTGAAAATCAAAATTTGTTATTTAGAAAAGTACTATCTTTTCTATCAGGAAGTCGCGGTCCAATCCGTATTGGGGTAGATTGTCAGATAGATCCTACAGCAACTATTATAGGCCCAACTACTATTGGAAATGGGGTTTTTATTGGACCAAATGTAACTATTGTAGCGTCACATATTGGTGATCATGCTGTTCTTGAGCCAGGTTGTACGGTCTGGTTTGGAGTGTTAGGAGAAAGGAGCAGTCTTCTTGCCAATAGAAATATTGTCATGAGCTGTGTTATGAGTGATTCAATTATTAATACAGATATCCGTTATTCAATAGTGGGAAGTAATTCTTTTCTTGGTGCTGGATCACATATTACAGATTGTATTCTGAGGAATGCTGAAGAAGATGAAAACAAAATGAATTCGCTGATGGTGAAAGTTCTCGCTGGCGAGGAGATAGTTAATTCCGGATATTATGTTCTGGGCCCAGCTATCGGCAACAGAGTTAAAATAGGGTCTGGAGTAATCATCTACCCAGGTCGAATGATAAAATCCAATAGCGTAATTATTGCTAAAGAAGGATGCTGTATTATTGACAAGTAA
- a CDS encoding superoxide dismutase, with protein MAKELYKLPPLKYGYADLEPYISEEQLRIHHDKHHQAYVNNANSLIEMMDKARKEGTDFDYKATAKALTFNMGGHVLHDYFWWEMTPESNASKEPVGELADVIKEDFGGFDRFKKEFSQVASSVEGSGWAALTYCKDTQRLMIMQIEKHNVNLVPDYPIIMDLDVWEHAYYIDYKNDRGKFIEGFWNIVNWEEIDKYFKEIQK; from the coding sequence ATGGCTAAAGAGTTGTACAAATTACCACCTTTGAAGTACGGATATGCAGACCTCGAACCTTACATTTCCGAAGAACAGCTGCGCATACACCATGATAAACATCATCAGGCTTATGTGAATAATGCGAACTCGCTTATCGAAATGATGGATAAAGCCAGGAAAGAAGGCACGGATTTTGATTATAAGGCAACTGCAAAAGCTCTGACCTTCAATATGGGTGGGCACGTCCTTCATGACTATTTCTGGTGGGAGATGACCCCTGAAAGCAATGCAAGCAAAGAGCCTGTCGGCGAACTTGCTGATGTGATCAAAGAGGATTTCGGAGGCTTTGACAGGTTTAAAAAGGAGTTTTCCCAGGTCGCATCAAGCGTGGAAGGATCAGGATGGGCTGCACTAACCTACTGTAAAGACACACAGAGGTTAATGATTATGCAGATAGAGAAGCATAACGTGAATCTAGTTCCTGATTATCCGATTATTATGGATCTGGATGTATGGGAGCATGCTTACTATATCGATTACAAAAATGATAGGGGCAAATTCATAGAAGGTTTCTGGAACATAGTTAACTGGGAAGAAATTGATAAATACTTCAAGGAGATTCAGAAGTAA
- a CDS encoding metal-dependent hydrolase: MVNTLSHLGIGLLIALALGYKGKKRGSLALLSILPDLDFIPYILFALLSSSVSHDTRNQLFYLLGHREFMHSILFILLVTLFIWLRTKDRLFTAAGFAAILSHSYLDYATSWKMRPLYPFSTESSIMGAVYFFDPLANLLPLLPVFIVFVGYLKSRGKWNGKFNNFCTFVTNNRRSLYRTLVVVLLVWLTVLPVAKFFLVNQISEAEGTKISYQGTYPVSPVRFLAAYQYNDTHYKIMEISYLSGIKRSDFIEKVNSTGGVPDASAYAEGAGELYSTALPQEIDYPVYWVSEDNGSVTVLLSDARNSYVERWAYFRTVYRFVFDKESGEYEAYASEQEGREKRLDENYFE, encoded by the coding sequence ATGGTAAACACACTCTCCCACCTTGGAATCGGCCTCCTTATCGCTCTCGCCCTCGGCTATAAAGGAAAAAAACGAGGCTCTCTGGCACTCCTGTCAATCCTCCCTGACCTCGATTTCATCCCCTACATCCTTTTTGCCCTTCTCAGCAGCAGCGTAAGTCACGATACCAGAAACCAGCTATTCTACCTCCTTGGCCACAGGGAGTTCATGCATTCCATCCTTTTTATCCTGCTTGTCACGCTTTTTATCTGGCTCAGGACAAAAGACCGCCTGTTCACAGCCGCCGGGTTTGCAGCCATTCTGTCCCACAGCTACCTTGATTATGCAACCAGCTGGAAAATGCGACCCCTCTACCCGTTCAGCACCGAATCATCCATCATGGGGGCAGTCTACTTTTTCGATCCTCTTGCAAACTTACTGCCCCTGTTGCCGGTTTTTATCGTGTTTGTAGGATATCTGAAAAGCCGGGGAAAATGGAACGGCAAATTCAACAACTTCTGTACTTTTGTAACCAACAATCGGCGCAGCCTCTATAGAACGCTTGTAGTTGTACTTCTGGTATGGCTTACAGTCCTGCCGGTAGCAAAATTCTTCCTTGTCAATCAGATTTCCGAAGCGGAAGGGACAAAAATAAGTTATCAGGGCACTTATCCGGTTTCACCCGTAAGATTCCTGGCTGCATACCAGTATAACGATACGCATTACAAAATTATGGAAATCAGTTACCTCTCAGGCATCAAAAGAAGCGATTTTATCGAAAAAGTTAACTCAACCGGCGGCGTCCCGGATGCTTCTGCCTACGCTGAAGGAGCAGGTGAACTCTACAGCACAGCCCTTCCTCAGGAAATCGATTATCCTGTTTATTGGGTTTCCGAAGATAACGGTTCGGTAACTGTCCTGTTGAGCGATGCAAGAAATTCTTATGTTGAAAGATGGGCGTATTTCAGGACAGTTTACAGATTTGTGTTTGATAAGGAGAGCGGGGAGTATGAGGCTTATGCGAGTGAGCAGGAGGGGAGGGAGAAGAGGTTGGATGAGAATTATTTTGAGTGA
- a CDS encoding protease inhibitor I42 family protein, translating into MQQLELLPPMNAKVGDIIEVSLPSNPVSTGYSCLLSEMPGCVYFIESTYTPDKQIIPGKWGTSRFKFVAIKKGKGRFVFRNVRFSHPLKIEEPTIMQERFIIVD; encoded by the coding sequence ATGCAACAATTGGAGTTATTGCCGCCAATGAATGCGAAAGTTGGAGATATAATCGAGGTTTCACTGCCGTCAAATCCTGTTTCAACCGGCTATAGCTGCTTACTGTCAGAGATGCCAGGGTGTGTTTATTTCATAGAGTCAACATACACACCTGATAAGCAGATCATACCTGGAAAATGGGGAACCAGCCGCTTCAAGTTTGTTGCAATCAAGAAAGGTAAAGGCAGATTTGTCTTCCGTAATGTGAGGTTCTCTCACCCTCTTAAAATAGAAGAACCTACTATTATGCAAGAGAGATTTATTATAGTAGATTGA
- a CDS encoding RNA-guided endonuclease InsQ/TnpB family protein, whose translation MHLTKKIKINPTEEQVDVLWQLSEQCRCLYNFALAERKEAWKTEQRSVKYVEQQNQLPTLKEKFPEYNIVYSKVLQSVLKKLDASYKSFFSLWKNGDKSARPPKFRSGKYFITLVYNQSGFKIKDGKLSFSHKVNEIPLSFEVGNAFDLLAIKQIEIYNDDPYKGRGKFFVSITYEETPITEYVDNYLYQAIDLGITKIVTALNTQGKFFEVKTPRTDKYWNSKIDLIKSRRDHCKEGSKRWNRLHKTYRKIEAKKSNQIKDFQHKLSKTMIENTKANTIIVGDLSVKEMAQSKKLKGKRKRSQNRSTQNQGYLSRFIEFLAYKAEFIGKRVIKIDESYTSKECYVCGKRHEMPLYERTMKCDCGNVIDRDRNSAINIMKRFLSQNALWTGYQKFSDNLRQTGLLMDTCILQISK comes from the coding sequence ATGCATCTGACGAAGAAGATCAAGATAAATCCAACTGAAGAACAGGTAGATGTTCTTTGGCAACTCTCGGAACAGTGTAGATGCCTCTATAATTTCGCTCTAGCTGAAAGAAAAGAAGCATGGAAAACTGAACAGAGAAGTGTAAAGTATGTAGAACAACAGAATCAGCTTCCAACATTAAAAGAAAAATTTCCTGAGTACAATATAGTGTATTCTAAAGTACTGCAATCAGTTCTGAAAAAGCTCGATGCTAGTTATAAATCATTCTTTTCGCTCTGGAAAAATGGTGATAAATCTGCAAGACCACCAAAATTCAGAAGTGGAAAATATTTTATAACTCTGGTTTACAATCAAAGCGGATTCAAAATCAAGGATGGAAAACTCAGTTTCTCTCATAAGGTAAATGAAATCCCATTATCTTTCGAAGTAGGAAACGCATTTGATTTGTTGGCAATCAAGCAGATTGAAATTTACAATGATGATCCATATAAGGGCAGAGGAAAATTCTTTGTATCCATAACATACGAAGAAACTCCAATCACAGAGTATGTTGATAACTATTTGTATCAAGCAATAGACTTAGGAATTACAAAAATAGTGACAGCACTAAACACTCAAGGAAAATTCTTTGAAGTTAAAACACCAAGAACAGATAAATATTGGAATTCGAAGATAGATCTAATTAAATCCAGAAGAGATCATTGTAAAGAAGGAAGCAAGAGATGGAATAGACTACACAAAACATATAGAAAAATAGAAGCAAAGAAATCTAATCAGATCAAAGATTTTCAGCATAAGCTTTCTAAAACCATGATTGAGAACACTAAAGCCAATACTATAATTGTTGGTGATCTTAGTGTCAAGGAAATGGCTCAATCTAAGAAGTTAAAAGGAAAAAGAAAACGTTCTCAAAACAGATCAACCCAAAATCAAGGATATTTATCTCGCTTCATCGAATTTTTAGCCTATAAAGCAGAATTTATAGGTAAAAGGGTAATAAAAATTGATGAAAGCTATACTTCAAAAGAGTGTTATGTTTGTGGAAAAAGACACGAGATGCCTCTTTATGAACGGACTATGAAATGTGATTGTGGAAACGTAATTGATAGAGATAGAAATAGTGCTATCAATATTATGAAGCGGTTCTTATCACAGAATGCCCTGTGGACAGGCTATCAGAAGTTTTCTGATAATCTTCGACAAACAGGTTTACTGATGGATACATGCATTCTGCAAATATCCAAGTGA
- the tnpA gene encoding IS200/IS605 family transposase, whose amino-acid sequence MQYKLDRGSHSVYSLHYHFVQCVKYRRKALTNPLIIDFLKTKIHNISETFKVEVLNIECDKDHFHLLFSAKPSLDIPKYINTIKTITSREIRKNFPEVKTMLWKDMFWSRSYFIASTGQVTLDVLKKYVENQGKYASDEEDQDKSN is encoded by the coding sequence ATGCAGTATAAACTGGATCGAGGAAGCCATTCTGTATATTCACTCCATTATCATTTCGTCCAATGTGTGAAATATAGAAGAAAGGCTCTAACTAATCCTCTAATTATTGATTTTCTCAAAACTAAAATCCATAACATAAGTGAAACCTTCAAAGTTGAAGTGTTGAATATAGAGTGTGACAAAGATCACTTTCATTTATTATTTTCAGCAAAACCTTCACTCGATATTCCAAAGTACATTAACACCATCAAAACAATAACTTCAAGGGAGATTCGAAAAAATTTTCCTGAAGTAAAAACTATGTTATGGAAAGATATGTTCTGGTCAAGATCGTATTTTATAGCATCGACAGGGCAGGTAACCCTAGACGTACTTAAAAAATATGTGGAGAATCAAGGCAAATATGCATCTGACGAAGAAGATCAAGATAAATCCAACTGA
- the gyrA gene encoding DNA gyrase subunit A: MAEYEDKNKSEAEMKKSYQATLIPEDPSEDTAEEPETEELSGFTSGEPDEPQTDKESSFEEEIGIDTDFEDPGDEEPVRAGVTPILIDDEMKRSYINYAMSVIVGRALPDARDGLKPVHRRILFSMNESGITHDKPYKKSARIVGDVLGKYHPHGDSAVYDSIVRMVQDFSLRYPLIDGQGNFGSIDGDSAAAMRYTEVRMDRIAKEMLVDIDKETVPFRPNYDGSLEEPEVLPAKLPNLLINGSTGIAVGMATNMAPHNISEVIDGTLMLIDNPETQVSELMSVIKGPDFPTGAHILGTSGIRSAYMTGRGPVKIRAVAEIQELKKDRQQIIVTELPYQVNKARLIENIAQLAREKVINGISDLRDESDREGIRVVIELSKGINPKVVLNQLYKHTQMETTFGIINLALVDGKPKELNLKQLLEIYLEYRMEIIQKRTLYDLRKSEERAHILEGLKIALDNIDAVVALIKSSANGDEAKQGLMDNFALDEVQAKAILDMRLQRLTGLETQKILEELEALIKLIAELRKILASDELKYEIIRTELIELKEKYGDTRRTKIVHHTEDVTDEDLIPEQDVVVTITNSGYIKRIPLATYTMQRRGGRGIIGMEMKEEDFVENLFVSSTHNYILFFTNRGRLYWQKVYEIPEGSRQSRGKAIVNLLELQEGEAVNAMIPVKEFAEDKYLFMATRAGTVKKTPLSEFRNPRRAGIIAVSLDEGDELVKVLLTDGKQEIVMVSKKGKAIRFSEEDVRPMGRTARGVRGMTLDGPDDEVVSLDLVDETTTLLTVTENGFGKRTEYSQYPVYRRGGKGVITIVTNLRNGFVSNVKSVAEDDELMFTSAEGIIIRIPAKDISIQGRNTQGVRVMNIKSGDKVGGMARIKNGKEDEKLKQTALSRKTAKETGAETEDEEVEEDEVEELDEFEDIDESEEEEIEEVEDEEEDEDEEEY, from the coding sequence ATGGCAGAATATGAAGATAAAAACAAATCAGAAGCAGAAATGAAGAAATCATACCAGGCAACCCTTATTCCGGAAGACCCGTCAGAAGACACGGCTGAAGAACCGGAAACAGAAGAATTATCAGGCTTTACATCCGGAGAGCCTGATGAACCCCAGACGGATAAAGAATCCAGCTTCGAAGAAGAAATCGGAATCGATACTGACTTCGAAGACCCGGGCGATGAGGAACCGGTAAGAGCAGGAGTTACCCCCATCCTTATTGACGACGAGATGAAACGCTCCTACATTAACTATGCAATGAGCGTAATTGTCGGAAGAGCTCTCCCTGACGCACGTGACGGTTTAAAGCCTGTCCACCGCAGGATTCTTTTCTCCATGAATGAGTCCGGGATTACCCACGACAAGCCCTACAAAAAGTCCGCCCGTATTGTGGGAGACGTGCTCGGTAAGTATCACCCTCACGGAGATTCTGCAGTTTATGACAGTATCGTACGCATGGTCCAGGACTTTTCGCTCAGATATCCTTTGATCGACGGGCAGGGTAACTTCGGGTCAATAGACGGAGACTCGGCTGCAGCCATGCGATACACCGAAGTCCGTATGGACAGGATTGCAAAGGAGATGCTGGTTGACATCGACAAGGAAACCGTTCCTTTCAGGCCTAACTATGACGGCTCCCTTGAAGAGCCGGAAGTCCTCCCTGCAAAGCTTCCAAACCTCCTTATCAACGGCTCAACCGGTATTGCCGTGGGAATGGCAACAAACATGGCGCCTCACAATATAAGTGAGGTTATTGACGGAACCCTGATGCTTATTGACAACCCCGAAACGCAGGTTTCGGAACTGATGAGCGTTATAAAAGGTCCGGACTTTCCAACAGGTGCCCATATCCTGGGGACTTCAGGCATAAGATCCGCATACATGACAGGCAGAGGTCCTGTAAAGATCAGGGCAGTTGCTGAAATTCAGGAACTTAAAAAAGACAGGCAGCAGATTATCGTAACCGAGCTCCCTTACCAGGTAAACAAGGCAAGGTTGATTGAAAATATTGCCCAGCTTGCACGGGAGAAGGTAATTAACGGAATCTCAGACCTGAGGGACGAGTCCGACAGGGAAGGAATCAGGGTTGTGATCGAGCTTTCAAAAGGCATAAATCCCAAGGTTGTCCTGAACCAGCTCTACAAGCACACTCAGATGGAGACCACTTTCGGGATCATCAACCTTGCCCTTGTGGACGGAAAGCCCAAAGAGCTGAACCTGAAACAGCTTCTCGAGATCTACCTGGAGTACAGGATGGAAATTATCCAGAAGCGGACGCTATATGACCTGAGGAAGAGTGAAGAAAGAGCCCATATCCTGGAAGGGTTAAAGATCGCCCTTGACAATATAGACGCAGTTGTTGCCCTTATCAAGAGTTCTGCAAATGGCGATGAAGCAAAACAGGGTTTAATGGACAACTTTGCCCTTGACGAGGTTCAGGCAAAAGCTATCCTGGATATGCGCCTGCAGCGTCTGACAGGGCTTGAGACTCAGAAAATCCTTGAAGAACTTGAAGCTCTCATAAAACTGATCGCCGAACTCAGGAAGATACTGGCAAGTGATGAGCTCAAGTACGAAATCATCAGGACCGAACTTATTGAGCTCAAAGAAAAGTACGGGGACACCCGCAGGACAAAGATTGTACATCACACTGAAGATGTGACTGATGAAGACCTGATCCCCGAACAGGACGTTGTGGTAACAATCACAAATAGTGGCTACATAAAGCGCATTCCGCTTGCTACCTACACCATGCAGCGCCGCGGAGGCAGAGGAATTATCGGCATGGAAATGAAGGAAGAAGATTTCGTTGAAAATCTCTTCGTTTCGTCAACCCATAACTACATCCTCTTCTTCACAAACAGGGGCAGGCTCTACTGGCAGAAAGTCTACGAGATTCCTGAAGGCTCCCGCCAGTCAAGAGGCAAAGCCATAGTTAACCTGCTTGAGTTGCAGGAAGGCGAAGCTGTCAATGCAATGATCCCTGTAAAAGAGTTTGCCGAAGACAAATACCTCTTTATGGCAACAAGGGCAGGCACGGTCAAGAAGACCCCGCTTTCCGAGTTCAGGAACCCGAGAAGAGCCGGCATTATCGCAGTCAGCCTTGACGAAGGCGACGAGCTTGTTAAGGTCCTCCTTACCGACGGAAAACAGGAAATTGTGATGGTTTCAAAGAAAGGCAAAGCCATCCGCTTTTCCGAAGAAGACGTCCGTCCTATGGGCAGGACTGCTAGAGGAGTCCGCGGCATGACCCTTGACGGCCCGGATGATGAGGTAGTCAGCCTGGACCTGGTCGACGAGACCACAACCCTCCTGACAGTGACCGAAAACGGCTTTGGTAAAAGGACGGAATACTCCCAGTACCCTGTGTACCGCCGTGGTGGAAAAGGAGTGATTACAATTGTCACAAACCTCAGGAACGGCTTTGTCTCGAACGTTAAGTCTGTAGCTGAAGACGACGAACTGATGTTTACGAGTGCAGAAGGCATCATTATCCGCATCCCTGCAAAAGACATCTCCATCCAGGGCAGAAACACTCAGGGTGTACGGGTTATGAACATTAAATCCGGGGACAAAGTCGGCGGTATGGCAAGGATCAAAAACGGAAAAGAAGACGAGAAGCTGAAACAGACAGCCCTTTCCAGAAAAACAGCAAAAGAAACGGGAGCTGAAACAGAAGACGAAGAGGTCGAAGAGGACGAAGTCGAAGAACTCGATGAGTTTGAAGACATTGACGAATCCGAGGAAGAAGAAATAGAAGAGGTAGAAGACGAAGAAGAAGATGAAGACGAAGAAGAGTACTGA